The Pempheris klunzingeri isolate RE-2024b chromosome 16, fPemKlu1.hap1, whole genome shotgun sequence genome includes the window gaagccatgcttcaggagcaagttggggttcagtgtcttgctcaaggacacttcgacatgttgacccataggagctggggatcgaacccccgaccttctgattgagggacgacccactctaccactgagccccTTTACATCATTGATATCATATGTTAAGTCCTAACAGCAACGGCATTAACTGTTTTAGTCATCTATTCTCTTCCTAGTGCCGGGGGTCcttctcatgtctgtctgtctcctgatTCTGCAATGTTTGCCATTTCCAGACCTACATCATAATAGCTTATGCTGCACTGAATGGAAAAAGTGGTAAGTCATGCCAGCTTGTTTTCTAGCAGGCATGACAATCTTACTGTGGCAATCAGCACGCTGTGACCTCTGTGGCTGTCAACAGAGTCAAAAAGTGATATTACTAATCAATATAATGTTTCCCTAATGGTGCTGAAGACTGCCTCCTCCATACACTGCTGGTCCTGGTTGAACCACATCTCAGCGGCTGAGATCTGAAAGCAGAGTTACAAAGGGAAAAGTGCAAAaggaatattttcaaaatttcTTTAATAAAACCTAACCCATAGGGTTTCATACAAAAATACTTGTTATAAGTATCAAGGATGCATTACAAATATACTTTCTTGCAAATCAGTCTTAcacaattattttctttttcccctgAAAGAACAGAAGTTGtgaaaccacaaccacaactGGAGATCTTGCAGTAAGATGTTGTCTAGGACAACTGCAGATCACAATGATGATCCTCACTTAAAAGTGCCTTCCTTGATATCAGAGTGCGTATGTTGCATGAAGCATGTTTTGCACTTGCAGTGTCAAGCAAAAATATATAGTCCGGGACAAACTGGGATTTGAAAATCAAATGTGGGGTTCCAACAAGTTTAGAGTGTTTTACCTTGAGAAAATTCACTCTACACATCACAAGCATTGTTCAAAcgaaacacaacaaacagaaactcCTGTAGGCAGTAGTAAAGCAAATTGCATCAATcaaaaagtgcaataaaataTATGACTAAATGAAAATTTCATACACTGGCACATAAAAAAATATGGAGGTTCTATTACTTTACATCTTACAACTCTCAGAGGCAGGAATATTCCTAAAAAATTCTTTAAAGCAACACAAACTGACTGGGCTAAACAAAAAACGTTGTTCCTCTAGTGAAAACCCCTTAAAAATACAGGGTTGACTGGAATGACGAAGCATCATACATTGCTTGGCCCCAACGGAAAAGTCACCAAGTGGCTATGAATGGACAATGAGACCCCAACGGTTTGGGTCTCTGGAAGGAACAGCTTATTTAGAAATGTAGTGCACCACAGGCTCTGGAACTGGACCTCCAGGTCCAATAGCTGAAGAGCACCAGCAGGAAGACTCAGGATCAGCAGAAGTGATGAATCATGGGAAAAGAAGAGGCGAGTGTCTTTCTGTCCAATTCCACAGTCCCGACTTTACTTCTCCAACCAACACATCTCCTCTGGAGTGTGGCTCTTCCGCTCCTTTCAAGTGCCTTAGATGAATGGTCCCTGAAAACTGGACCACAGTTCTAGAATTCATGCTGGACTTCAGCAAACTGGCAACATGCGAGCGTTGCCATTGTACTCCTCCTCAGCCTGAAGAAAAATTATAGACTTATTAGATAGTAAAGGTCATTTATCATCAGCTTGTCAGAATGTGTTATGGCTCCTTACTCTAAACTACTTAATTGAGAAACCTACCTCAGTGTATGTCGGGGGTGGCGGGAACTGGAAGGCTGGAACATTCATGAAGATGGGGCTGTCATCACCGTCAAAGTCGTCCAGGAGCGGCGTGAGGGGTTGGTCCAGGCGGCAGTCACGGGTGATGTCACTGTAGCTGGGAGGCTCAGAGGGCATCCTGAGGGACACCCAGCTCTGGGAGGCGTTGCTGACTGAACCTTCCTGGCTGCTCACGCTGTTGCTGCGGCTGCCCAGACCAGCGGTCCCAATGACCAGAGGCAGCTCCAGGATCAGCTTCTCACTACCAGGGATGTGGATATAGATCTGGCAGAAGGATCACAAACACAAGCGTTAATCTCAGCTCTCAAAAGGTACCAACTAAAactctcagacaaaacatggcTCCATAACTCAGGCTTACCATTAGAGCGTACTCCACACGGATGATGTTGCAGCCCAGTATGGATGGTTTGATCTTTGGCACCCTGATAGTCTTTCCCTGCCATGCGTCACACATACCAGATATGATGTGGTTTCCGCGCACTGAGGACAGCTTCTGGCGGAAAACCTTGGTGCGGCCATTGGCCTGATAAATGTGCTTGGCGATGATAGCTGCCTTTGGTACCACAATGCGGGAACATGTATTCTCAAACTTTGCATTGATGCAGATGTCTTCACCTTCACAGAAGCCACGGC containing:
- the LOC139215033 gene encoding thioredoxin-interacting protein-like, which codes for MVAMTKRMKTFQIVFSDPSKTFYCGGDQVCGRIEVEVTEVTRVSAVKVLALGCAKVEYAKGKQRCRQEAEYLRHEEVLRLDEQPTDADGSVVLRPGNKYEYTFRFELPQQGQLVSSYKGKFGYVQYYVKALLERPQQPPLECKKPFEVEEPLDVNTPDLLSPTGGMKEKKVTCMFIPDGQVSLNVKIDRRGFCEGEDICINAKFENTCSRIVVPKAAIIAKHIYQANGRTKVFRQKLSSVRGNHIISGMCDAWQGKTIRVPKIKPSILGCNIIRVEYALMIYIHIPGSEKLILELPLVIGTAGLGSRSNSVSSQEGSVSNASQSWVSLRMPSEPPSYSDITRDCRLDQPLTPLLDDFDGDDSPIFMNVPAFQFPPPPTYTEAEEEYNGNARMLPVC